AGAAATCTCATGatgttgtgcttttctgttaTGGCCTGAGCCATCACAGCAAGGAGGATGATGTTCCATCCCTTCTCAATACTTCATCCCCCGTCCTCTGCTTCTGCCACTTTCATCATGCTCCTCCTGAGATTCACCCAGCAGAACACCAGGCCAGCTCTCCTCACTACACAAATAGCTAAGTCccaagaataaaaatacaagaagaCAGGGGTGTGAAGGTGCAGATCAATGAGCTGAATTAGAGTATGGTGGAGTTAGGCTAAAGCTGGAGCCAGCCCCCAGGGAAGAACAGGAGGGAAAGCACATTAAACCCTCCTGGCATCCAGCATCctcagaaaacaggaaaatacacaaaaacagGAATACTTTTCATTCCATATGCCTGACTGTGCTTGATGCTTTGTGTTTCAAATGCAAGAAGCAGTTGAGCTACTCAGTTCTCTTTTATATCAGACACTTGGGTTTCATCTTCTGAAACAAGTGGAGCTAATCCAAACATATAACTGATGTTAAATGCTTGGCTCAGCAAGCAGCTGAATGTAACACCTCTCCTGAGTGGTGGGAACATAAGCAGTTCTGAGAATCTGACCCTCAGGTCCCTCCAGCCAGAGCAGAAATCCACTGCTCCTGTGCTGGTGACAGGAGTTACAGCTGCTGAAGACTTGTAAGTATAGccttttcactgttttctgctccaaaaacaaacacataaccATTACAACAGGTGCTAATTTCTATCTTGGCCATTTGTcattcaaaacagaaggaagaaatatcaAAACGTGATCATTTTTTAAACCCTAGATCTGACCTTTCTGGGCTGCAGAAAGCTAGCTTGGTGGCTGGCCACAGGATGCTGCACCTGTGCCAAGAATAAGTGGGGAACCTCTCACTTCAAGGATGTTCTAAAATTCCACCCCTGTAGCATACAGTGTATTTACTAAAACCAGTGattaatagaaaacaaacttcATTATGTATATATTACATATGATGAATTCAAGAAAATTCCTCTTTGAAGCTGCATAAATATCTTATGGCTTGGTACAACTATACAGTCAGGAATAAACATCTCAAATGGGGATACCATTGTCCATAATGGATTTTTTCCCCAAGCCACCTGGTACCAGCAATCACTGCTCTCAAGTTTAtacttctttcattctcttgAAAGGAAAGCATATGCAAGGCACCTCACATTGTGCCTTGAAAAAAGCCttcttgcatattttttttccttgaaaagtgTACACTGAAGGTTTGCCTGAGGCACATAAAGAATTAAGCCTCAGTAAGTAATCACTCATGACCAGTCACATTGAAAACCTTCAACATCTTTTCAGTTAGCATACAGATCTGTGGCAAACTGGTTTGGGCTGCCtctgaaaaaggaaggagatcAGGAATTTTGTGGGGATGCTCCAATCTGGTACTACTGGACCAGTCGGTGCCTTTTTCAGACAGTGCAATGACCACACTGCGGGAGTGTCTGTCCTACCAATCACAAACTCACCTGCTGATGTTCGGACTTTTCACACACagtcagtgttttctgaagtgagatgcttaatttccattaaaatgaaCCACTGGTCATAGAAGAGCAATCTAGCAGTTTCAGCCACAAGGGTGCTCTCCAGGGAGGCAAATCGCTAAGAAGCCACGCTCCCATGCTTTCCCACACCCCGGTTTCCCTCCGGTAGGGTCTCTTGCAGGCGTCAAGAGAAAAATAGGAGTGGGCTACAGCCACGACACAACCGTTGTTTCAGTCCTTCCGAGCTGCACCATCCTAATCCACACAAGTCAGGAGCTCAGAAATGGTTTGTGTGGCTTTGCATAAAAAGCcgatatgggatatgggaccTGCTGGCCAAGCACCGTCTGTGACCAGCACCGGGCAGCCGAGCTCGGACTGTCCCCACTTGTCACGGCCAGGAGTGAGGTCTCCGCCCTACAGAGCATCCTCCGGGAGGACAGAACCCGCTCCCGTGCACAGACTGAATCCATCCGAACAAGGCTAGAGAAAGGCATCACGCCAGAGAAAGTCTTTAGGAGTAAGCCGGGAGATTTGCCTCTCAgatcatttttcctctgttcaaAACAGAGGTGCGCTTCTAACTTTGGAACGGGGCTCCctgggagctggcagctctgcagcacggGGAAGTTGGGAGGCGCGCTCAGAGGAGACCGGGAGTCAGCGGCAGCTGAAGGCTGAATCCCGAgtgccccctccctccctctctccctcgGCACCGAGATCCCCATGGCGCAGCTCCCGTGAGGTCAGGCGATCGCACACTCTCCCACTCCCCCCAACCCCCGCGGTGCCGGTCCCGCACGGGTacgcggcggcggcgggacTGACCGCGACGGGCTCTTACCTCCAGCACGGGCGGAGGCGAAGAGccggggaggcggcggggcggcggcaGCAGCCGGGGGTGGCCGAGGGGCAGCAGCGGCGACGGGGCGGGGGTCGGGCGGCGGGGCGCCGCCGCTGTAGCGCCGGGAGATCAGCCGGTCCCGccgcggcgggcggggcggcaGCGGGCGGCCGTCGTCGTCCAGGGCTTGCAGGAGGAGGTCGAGGAGCTTTCCCCGCTCGGTTCCCGCGGCGGGGACGTCCCTGCCCTCGGCGCCGGGCGGTAGCGGGGCCGAGGCCAACAGCAGGAGCACGATGGCGGGCAGCGCCTGGCGCTTCTTCGCCCCTCGCATCTCTGCGGCgctgggaggaggcagagagCGAAGGCGGTCAACTCTGGGCCCGGGCCGCaccccgcccgcccgccccccATGCCGCGCCCGCCCGACCCCCGCACGCCGGGGCAGGGGCGGCCCCGCGGGGAGCCGGCAGGAGCGGGGAGCGCAGCTCCGACGTGCGGCCACAGGACGGCCCCGCCGCGTTCTAGAGGCGGATTAGGGGAAGGTTATTAGCCCCGCCGCAAGTAGCGCGGTGCGAGCCATTCGCTCGGTTCTCTTTGCCCCCCGGCGGTCCCGTGGCGGAGGCAGCCGCCGGCTCAGCAGCGACGGGAGCGTACGGGAGGTCGCCTGGACGGTGGCGAGTTCCTGGGGAGTTACATCGGAAAGTGCTGCAAATCGGAGTGTAAAGGCCAAAAGCAGTTACAAGAGGCTGAGGCTTCGGAAGCGGAGCGTAATACCCCTAAGTAAGCTATTCTAATTATAGCAAACAGTTAGGATtaaggaggagggagagaaaatcaGTTATTTACCAACAGCCTCACGGTTAGCATTGCCGGCAAATCCTCTCGGGCGAAAAAGTTAACAAGAGCCCGAACCGGCTCCCTCCGACGGCTCCGGGCTCTCCATCTGTCCCTTAGCCGCTGGGGCGCAGACAGCGCTAGGGAAGAGCAGAGCCCGGGGACAAGGGAGGACCGCCGGGCTTTCCAGCAGAGCACGGCCAAAGGCCCCCTCTTTAGAGGCAGCAGCTTACCTTCAAGAGCAGAAAAACCTCGCCGAGCTGGCTGCGAGGAGCCGTCTGCTGCCGTCGGCTGAGAGCCGCTGTCCCCACAGAGGCTCCGCCGGGCGCGGAGCGGGGCGCTCGGTGCTGCGCCCGCAGAGGGGCGATGCGCCCGCCAAGGCCATGCGCTTCTCTTATATAGTGCGTACCGGCGTGCTCATCCGAGTACTATCGACTTTAGGTGGGTGGCAGCCGGTGGAGACACCTCTGGTAATCACTCTTGGGCTCGGAGAAGGTCTCCTCTGACAAACTTCCTCCTCCCCGTTTGTCCTCCGGTGGATGGCAACTGCACGACGAGTCTGAAGAGGCTCTGATCTGTTCGTGAAATTAGATTTCCCCGAAGACCGGGAAACGCTTACTAATAAAGCTGCCGGCTCAAGAGATTAAAATGCGCTTAAACTTAGGGGGATTCCCTTGGGAGTAGATCAGGAGGActatttattgttttactttcttcttcccaAACAAAGAAGCCTTGAGCAAAGTCTGTATGAATTTGGGTCTGTTTTGCCGGGAAGCGATGCTGTGTCTTTGGTGGGTGAACTCACAAGCAAGGGACGTCGTAAGAGTTTGTTTCTCCCAAACAACTCCTTTAATTTTTAACGAGACTTAATGAAAAGCGAGCAGCAGAAGACACTGACCTGATGAGTCCATTAATCACACACGGTGAAGAACTTGCCTTCTAGGACCGtggaaatgtgaaaaaacaaaaagctgggGAAATCTCTTGTCAGAGAGCAGTGCATGCAGGTGGTCTGGGAGCAGATTGAAAAGCAACACAATGTCAAAACTATACACATAATAACAGAATTTGTAAGTATAGCATTTTGTCAGTAACTCTGAGATATTTTGTTAACAGGAGtgggagaaaagtaaaaaacatttgaagtatCCTTGAATGTGAGATTTTGGATTTGGATGACATCTCTCTACAAACTTTGTCTCTTCCTTAAAACTCTGCTGTTCCTGCCCTTCCATGGCTTTCTCAGGCAGGGCATACGTGGGGCTGTATCTCTCAGGGGCTGTATCAGTGCTGGTGatgggaagaagggaagaaggctTCTTCTCCACCTCCTCTTGCATTTGTGCCAACCTCACCTTTTTGCTTCTACATCAATATTGGGGGGTGTATAAGGAGTTTTCTCTGGTCAAAGTGTCAGGTtgagtgaagagaaaaaaaagggctgTTGCAGCCTGAGAAATAAAGCCTAACAAATCCTAAAGCTTCTCTGcacttgtttgttgttgttgttgtttgtttgtttttatttcattttcagaggcaTATTTTCCACTGCAGTATGGGACTGAATTGATTTGAGCTCCCCTGTGCACCTTCGTAATTGGTCATGAATTTTGTTCACGTCTTCTAGACTTGGAAGCAAGtcatgtagaatcatagaatcactaaggttggaaaagacccccaagatcatcaagtccaaccagcTACCTTACTTGCCCAGTAACCaatcagtgccacatctgcacatttcttgagcacctccacttccctggacagcctgtgccagtgctgaaccactcttttggagaatcatttcttcctaacatccaacctgatcctcctctggcacaacacTGAGACCACTGAGTCTTTATTGGATGAATGTTCAAGGCAAATAACACAATACTCAAAGGAACTAAAAGAAATGttgcagaaacaagaaaatagtCTGTCATCTCTTCCACATGTCCACCAAAAGATCCCCAAACTCTGCAAGCTGCAGTAGGTGGCTATGCACTTACAATGAATGAACACTCGAAACTTCTCATTTGGGAAAATTTAGGAGATCCTGGACAAATATTACCAAGTATCACCTACATTCAGTGAGTTTTTTATATGCAACAGTTAGTGCAATATTTAGAATTGTATAATGAAGATTTAGGGTTCAAAAGCTCCATAGCAGAACCCAATTAGGCTTTTCACCATTGTGAGACAACCAGCTTTAGCTTCGTCCTTTATCTGCTCTGTCACTTGCTTCCCTCTTTGGAAGAGCTGTATAATTCTTTCTTTGGATTGAATTTGTACCCATCCAGAGCGCAAAAACtgggttgttgggttttttgttattgttgttgttgtttggtttttttgtgtgccCATGAAGACacatgatttttgttattaCACAAACATACAAGTATTCTTATTTAATTGTTAAACTTGAGGTTGTGCTATTGGTTTCTTTTCCATCACTGTTTTAAACCAAATTGAAAAAATGGGTGTTTCATTTATTACCAGGACTTTTTtactctctttctcttttttaatgttaccCTTTGTGTGCTTCCAAACTAGATAATCATGAGgtcaagtaaaacaaaagaggGGCTGTCCTTGAAGGAGTGTC
The window above is part of the Coturnix japonica isolate 7356 chromosome 2, Coturnix japonica 2.1, whole genome shotgun sequence genome. Proteins encoded here:
- the ALKAL1 gene encoding ALK and LTK ligand 1; the encoded protein is MRGAKKRQALPAIVLLLLASAPLPPGAEGRDVPAAGTERGKLLDLLLQALDDDGRPLPPRPPRRDRLISRRYSGGAPPPDPRPVAAAAPRPPPAAAAAPPPPRLFASARAGEIFPRDSSLKDKFIKHFTGPVTFSSECSKHFHRLYHNTRDCSTPAYYKRCARLLTRLAMSPLCTQS